In Polyangia bacterium, the genomic stretch GGCAAGTGGACCGACGCGGGGGCGATCTTCGAAGGCCTTTACCGCACGTACCCCAAGCTGGCCGCCTACCATGCTTATCATGCCGCTCGCTGTCACCTGCGCCGGGGCGACGCCGCCGGCGCACTGGACTGGGCGGCGCGCGTGCCGGCGGGAGCTGTGCCGGAGGCCGACGCGCTGCCGGTGCGCATCGAAGCGCTGCGGACCCTGGGGCGCTGGGAAGAAGCACTGGCGGCGATCAACGGCGCGCTGGGACGCCCGACCAGCGCCAGCCACGCCGAGCTGCTTTTCAAGAAAGCCGAGGCCACCGAGAAGATCGTGGCCGCCCAGCCAGGTGGCGCGGCGGCGGCGCTGCCGGATGTCAGCGCGCTTTACCGGCGGGTGTGGGCCGCGGCGCCGCTGGAACCGTGGGGTGACAAGGCCGCCGAGCGCCTGAGCGCCCTGGCGCAGACTCTGCCGCCTTACGAATCCAGGCTGGTGCGCGCGCACACAGCCGGCGAATGGGTGACGCGCGGGATGTCGTTCTTCGATCACAATCGCAACACTGAATCCGAGGCCGCCTTCGCCTCGGCGCTGGCCGCGCCCGGGCTAGACGCGGATCTGGAATGCCGCGCCCGTTACAGCCGCGCCCAATCGGTGTGGAAGCAGCGCCAGCGTTCGCGAGCGGCGCCGCTGTTCGACGACGCCGAGGCGGCCTGCGCCCGGGTGAACAACCGCGACCTGCACGCCAAGGCCCTGTACCAGGCCGGCCGCTGCTTCGGATCGATGACCTTCCAGACCGGCGTCGACGAGGCGCAATTGAAAATCTACCGCGACACCGCGCTGGCCCGGTTCGCCCGTGTCGAGGCCGAGCACGCCGACCACAGCTATGCCGACGACGCCCGCGTGCGGTCGGCTGAACTGATGACGGATGCCGGCGACGAGGCCGAATCGAACCGCCTGCTGGCGGCGGTCGTCGATCTTTACCCGAACGGCGATCTGCTGAACGAAGCGTTGTGGCGCCTGGCGTTCACCGCCTGGCGCGGCGGGCGTTACGACGATGCCCTGCACTGGCTGGACGAGACGCTGCGCTTGGTCCCGCACGAAGACATCTGGTACGCCGAGGGCCGCACGCCGTACTGGAAGGCGCGCATCTATGAACGCCAGGGCAAGGCCGCCCTGGCCCGCGATTGGTACGAACGCGCCGTGCGCGAATACCCGCTGTCGGTGTACGCGCTGCTGTCGCTGTCCCACCTGCGCGACCTGGCGCCGAAGGCCCGCGCCGCGCTGATCGCCGAGCTGCGCGCGCCGCTGCACAAACCCGCGCGCTGGACCTTCGCCGCCCGCCCGCTGTTCGGTGACGCCGGCTTCCAGCGCGCCGTCGAGCTTGCGCGCCTGGGCCTCGGCAGTGATGCCCGGCGCGAGCTGTCGAAGCTGGGTCTATCGACGGCGGGAGAAAAACACCCGCGGACCAAGGGCGAACCCAGCGACGAAGATCTCCTGTGGATCGCCGCCATTCTCCTCGACCGCGGCGGCGTGTGGAGCGCGTCGCACTCGATCCCACGCTACACCCTGACCGACTATCGCCTGGAGTACCCGAAGGAGCTGGGCGAGGCGAAGTGGAAGCTGTCTTACCCGCGCGCCTTCCCGCAGCTCATCAGCAAGAACGCCGCCGCCAACGATCTGCCCGAAGCGTTGCAGCTGGCCATCATCCGCGAAGAAAGCGCTTTTTCGCCGCGCATCGAATCGTTCGCCAATGCCATGGGCCTCACCCAGATGTTGATCAAGACCGCCCAGCGGTTCGCCAACCACGCGCCGGTGAACCGCGAGGTGCTGATGGACCCGGTCAGGAACGTCGAGCTGGGGTCGCGCTTTCTGGGCTTCTTGTGGAAGCACTTCGGTGGCGCGGCGCCGCTGGCGATCGCCGGCTACAACGCTGGCGAGCGCGCCGTGGAAAGCTGGATCACAGAGCGCGGCACGCTGGCCATGGACGAATTCATGGAGAGCATCCGGGTCGACGAAACCCGCAATTACACCAAGCGCGTGCTGGCGTCGTACTTCGCCTATTCCTGGCTGTACGCCGACAACCCCGTTCCCGATCTACCGCTGGCCCTGCCCGGCGCCCACTCGCCCGACCCCCGCACCGCCGAGAAGCGCTGAGCCGCCCGCGCTATTTTTTCTTTTTGCGGCCGAAGAGCCCGGAGCGTTCCGGCTGCACCTTTTGCCCGCCGGCGGCGGCGTAGGCGCGCAGGTGCTGCTCTTCGTCCTTCGACAGCGTCTTCGGCACCACCAGCTTGACGTGGGCGATGATGTCGCCCTGCCCGCGCTCTTCCAGGCGCGGCATACCCTTGCCGCGCAGGCGCAGGGTGTCGCCGGGCTGCGTGCCGGCGGGGACCTCCAGCGTCGCCTCGCCGTCGATCGTCGGAACGGTGACGGTGTCGCCCAGGGCCAGCTGCGGGAAGCTGGCCGCTACCTCGGTGTGCAGGTCGGCGCCGTCGCGTTCAAAACGCGCGTCTTCTTCCACGTGCAAGACGACGTACAGGTTGCCGGGGCGACCGCCGCGGCCGCCCGCCTCGCCCCGCCCCATCAAACGCAAGGTCGCGTTGTCGTCGACGCCGGCGGGGATGGAAAGCTGCAGGGTCTCTTCTTGGTGCGTGACGCCCGAGCCATCGCAGGTGGTGCACGGCGTGCGAATCACCCGGCCCTCGCCGCGGCAGATCGGGCAGGTCGTCGAGATCATCAGGAAGCCTTGCGAGTGCATGACCTGCCCGCGCCCGCCGCACTGCTGGCACACCTCCGGCGATGATCCAGGCTTGGCGCCGCTGCCGTGGCAGGTCTCGCAGGGGGCGCGCCGCCGCACCTTGACGTCCTTGGTGACGCCGGTGGCCGCCTCGGCGAACGTGATATCCATCCGGGTTTCGATGTCGGCGCCGCGTCCAGGGCCGCGCCGCCCGCCGCCCGGCCCGCCCCCGCCCCGGAAGATGTCGCCGAACACGTCGGAGAACGCCGAGAAGATGTCGCCCACGTCGGAGAAGCCTTGCCCGAAGCCGCCGCCCGGACCGGCGTGGCCAAATCGATCGTACGCCGCGCGCTTCTGCGGATCGGACAGCACCTGATAGGCCTCCGACGCTTCCTTGAACTGCGCCTCGGAGATGGCGTTGCCGGGGTTCTTGTCCGGGTGCAGCTCCATGGCCAGTTTTCGGTACGCGCGCTTCAGCTCGGCGGCGTCGCAGTCACGCGCGACGCCCAGCACCTCGTAAAAATCCTTCTTCTCCGACACGGTAGCGCCCACCGTAAGAACCTCTCCTTCTGCTGTCAAATCGACATTTGTGCGTTAGGCTAAAACTGTCATGAAACACAGTCCCGGTTTCCTCGCCTTGGTCGAGGAATCGAAAAAACACATCCGCGAGTGCAGCATCGCCGACGTCAAGGCCCGCCTGGAACGGGGCGAGAAATTCCACTTCATCGACGTGCGCGAGGATCACGAGTTCGACCAGGACCATGCCAAAGGCGCCCGCCACATCGGTCGCGGCGTGCTGGAGCGCGACGTCGAAACGCTGATCCCCAGCAAGCACGCGCCCATCGTCCTTTATTGCGGCGGCGGCTTCCGCTCGGCGCTGGCCGCCGACAGCCTGCGCAAGATGGGCTACGAAAACGTGCTGTCGATGGACGG encodes the following:
- a CDS encoding rhodanese-like domain-containing protein; the encoded protein is MKHSPGFLALVEESKKHIRECSIADVKARLERGEKFHFIDVREDHEFDQDHAKGARHIGRGVLERDVETLIPSKHAPIVLYCGGGFRSALAADSLRKMGYENVLSMDGGIRAWREAHYPLEKL
- the dnaJ gene encoding molecular chaperone DnaJ translates to MGATVSEKKDFYEVLGVARDCDAAELKRAYRKLAMELHPDKNPGNAISEAQFKEASEAYQVLSDPQKRAAYDRFGHAGPGGGFGQGFSDVGDIFSAFSDVFGDIFRGGGGPGGGRRGPGRGADIETRMDITFAEAATGVTKDVKVRRRAPCETCHGSGAKPGSSPEVCQQCGGRGQVMHSQGFLMISTTCPICRGEGRVIRTPCTTCDGSGVTHQEETLQLSIPAGVDDNATLRLMGRGEAGGRGGRPGNLYVVLHVEEDARFERDGADLHTEVAASFPQLALGDTVTVPTIDGEATLEVPAGTQPGDTLRLRGKGMPRLEERGQGDIIAHVKLVVPKTLSKDEEQHLRAYAAAGGQKVQPERSGLFGRKKKK
- a CDS encoding transglycosylase SLT domain-containing protein; translated protein: MRPPLATVLPAAFLAAAVVAFSGDASGRRQDDDEKTATEPVPPRPHPGKPVAFDPRWLEPFFTEGPLKSAAELFRAEDFGPADAAFTKAMKKLPAGAPERQAAAYLDALAKETLGKWTDAGAIFEGLYRTYPKLAAYHAYHAARCHLRRGDAAGALDWAARVPAGAVPEADALPVRIEALRTLGRWEEALAAINGALGRPTSASHAELLFKKAEATEKIVAAQPGGAAAALPDVSALYRRVWAAAPLEPWGDKAAERLSALAQTLPPYESRLVRAHTAGEWVTRGMSFFDHNRNTESEAAFASALAAPGLDADLECRARYSRAQSVWKQRQRSRAAPLFDDAEAACARVNNRDLHAKALYQAGRCFGSMTFQTGVDEAQLKIYRDTALARFARVEAEHADHSYADDARVRSAELMTDAGDEAESNRLLAAVVDLYPNGDLLNEALWRLAFTAWRGGRYDDALHWLDETLRLVPHEDIWYAEGRTPYWKARIYERQGKAALARDWYERAVREYPLSVYALLSLSHLRDLAPKARAALIAELRAPLHKPARWTFAARPLFGDAGFQRAVELARLGLGSDARRELSKLGLSTAGEKHPRTKGEPSDEDLLWIAAILLDRGGVWSASHSIPRYTLTDYRLEYPKELGEAKWKLSYPRAFPQLISKNAAANDLPEALQLAIIREESAFSPRIESFANAMGLTQMLIKTAQRFANHAPVNREVLMDPVRNVELGSRFLGFLWKHFGGAAPLAIAGYNAGERAVESWITERGTLAMDEFMESIRVDETRNYTKRVLASYFAYSWLYADNPVPDLPLALPGAHSPDPRTAEKR